In a genomic window of Candidatus Rokuibacteriota bacterium:
- a CDS encoding tyrosine-type recombinase/integrase has translation MAQPLIDLVEQFCFFQRKQRGKAEGGVKTYRWNPAQYLAFVAGRRGRPACVGDLDAATIQASMDSMAAADLALGTIRVRQSTLSSLCAFLVKRGHLDANPVARLDRPPHRREAPRQVPGAAIMDALVKAAQQRQRPRDLAIFLILRYSGMRRESVATLKVCNLDPQWGLRNVLVKGGKTRDIPLPSVVMQYLDRYVSEYLPTESDDITPDAPLFWSTFGQRRQGTVRRPMEGKNIWRLCKTYGRLIGYPMLKPHDLRHGVAMEVYEQHGDLEQVRGLLGHTRIETTQLYAQIRPAALKLAVEFYEAKALDVLSR, from the coding sequence ATGGCCCAACCGCTCATCGACTTGGTGGAGCAGTTCTGCTTTTTCCAACGCAAACAGCGCGGCAAGGCGGAAGGAGGCGTGAAGACCTACCGATGGAATCCCGCTCAGTACCTCGCGTTCGTCGCTGGTCGCCGTGGCCGGCCGGCATGCGTCGGCGATCTCGACGCGGCCACCATTCAGGCGTCGATGGATAGCATGGCGGCCGCGGACCTGGCCCTTGGCACCATACGCGTGCGTCAGTCCACGCTCTCGAGCTTGTGCGCATTCCTGGTGAAGCGCGGTCACCTCGATGCCAATCCGGTGGCCCGCCTCGACCGGCCGCCGCATCGCCGCGAGGCGCCGCGCCAGGTCCCGGGCGCGGCGATCATGGACGCGCTCGTCAAGGCTGCCCAGCAGCGCCAGCGTCCGCGCGACCTGGCGATCTTCCTGATCCTTCGCTACTCGGGCATGCGGCGGGAGTCGGTGGCCACGCTCAAAGTCTGCAACTTGGATCCGCAGTGGGGCCTCCGCAACGTGCTCGTGAAGGGTGGTAAGACCCGCGACATCCCGCTCCCCAGCGTCGTGATGCAGTACCTCGACCGTTACGTCTCGGAGTACCTACCGACCGAAAGTGACGACATCACCCCCGACGCGCCGCTCTTCTGGTCGACCTTCGGCCAGCGGCGCCAGGGCACCGTGCGCCGCCCGATGGAAGGCAAGAACATTTGGCGACTTTGCAAGACCTACGGACGCCTCATCGGCTACCCGATGTTGAAGCCCCACGACCTCCGCCACGGCGTGGCGATGGAGGTCTACGAGCAGCACGGCGATCTCGAGCAGGTGCGCGGCCTGCTGGGGCACACGCGCATCGAGACCACGCAGCTCTACGCGCAGATCCGGCCGGCCGCGCTCAAGCTGGCCGTGGAGTTCTACGAGGCGAAGGCGCTCGACGTCTTGAGCCGATAG